A window of the Microbulbifer aggregans genome harbors these coding sequences:
- a CDS encoding asparaginase: protein MTDSNPKQTIRILTTGGTIEKSYCEEDGTLRNRASIIRDGLIASLRLPYTHLELDSVLNKDSLEMDDGDRQQIADAVARTAEKGDPIVILHGTDTMSNSADFCFETLGTPPVAVVFTGAMKPMGFIDSDARQNVTEALLAARLLPPGFYIAFHNRVFAIPGARKNRETGTFEAIPAGE, encoded by the coding sequence ATGACTGACTCCAACCCCAAACAGACCATCCGTATCCTCACCACCGGCGGTACGATCGAGAAGAGCTACTGTGAGGAGGACGGCACCCTGCGCAACCGTGCCTCTATCATCCGCGACGGCCTCATTGCCAGCCTGCGCCTGCCCTATACCCACCTGGAGCTGGACAGCGTGCTAAACAAGGACTCGCTGGAGATGGACGATGGAGACCGCCAGCAGATTGCCGATGCGGTGGCCCGCACTGCAGAGAAGGGCGACCCGATCGTGATCCTGCACGGCACGGATACCATGTCCAACAGTGCCGACTTCTGCTTCGAAACGCTCGGCACACCGCCGGTAGCGGTGGTCTTCACCGGCGCCATGAAGCCCATGGGCTTCATCGACTCCGATGCCCGCCAGAATGTTACCGAGGCGCTACTGGCTGCGCGCCTGTTGCCGCCGGGCTTCTATATCGCGTTTCACAACCGGGTTTTCGCGATTCCGGGGGCACGCAAGAACCGGGAGACCGGTACCTTCGAGGCGATCCCCGCCGGAGAGTGA
- a CDS encoding fumarylacetoacetate hydrolase family protein codes for MYRHRYTCSSECDLPLGKIVCVGRNYAAHAAELDNPIPEEPLLFIKPATAAVPMAEPIHLPAGRGSCHFEGELALLIGERLTSANPADIPGAIAGLGLALDLTLRDLQSKLKTDGHPWEKAKAFDGACPLSPFVKLDWLPDWDALTFTLWLNDEIRQRGKTAHMLTPILDLTAYISSYFTLEPGDVILTGTPAGVGELLHGDRLILQLEEDWLRVETRVA; via the coding sequence ATGTACCGACATCGATACACTTGTAGCAGCGAATGCGACCTGCCGTTGGGGAAGATTGTGTGCGTCGGGCGTAATTATGCGGCGCATGCCGCAGAACTGGACAACCCGATTCCGGAAGAGCCGCTGCTGTTTATCAAGCCGGCCACCGCAGCCGTTCCGATGGCGGAGCCCATCCATCTTCCTGCGGGGCGTGGTAGCTGCCACTTTGAGGGAGAGCTGGCGCTGCTCATCGGCGAACGGCTCACCAGCGCCAATCCCGCGGATATACCCGGGGCCATCGCCGGGCTGGGCCTCGCCCTGGATCTGACCCTGCGCGACTTGCAGTCCAAGCTCAAGACAGACGGACACCCGTGGGAAAAAGCCAAGGCTTTCGACGGTGCCTGTCCCCTGTCCCCGTTCGTGAAGTTGGACTGGCTGCCGGACTGGGATGCCCTCACTTTTACCCTGTGGCTGAATGACGAAATACGCCAGCGGGGTAAAACGGCCCATATGCTGACACCGATACTCGACCTCACTGCCTATATCAGCAGTTACTTCACCCTCGAGCCCGGTGACGTGATCTTGACCGGTACACCCGCCGGTGTCGGCGAGTTGCTGCACGGTGATCGCCTGATACTGCAACTGGAGGAGGACTGGTTGCGGGTGGAGACCCGGGTAGCCTGA
- the serA gene encoding phosphoglycerate dehydrogenase — MAPQISLHKNKIRILLLEGVHQSAVDLLTSRGYTNVEYLKTSLPEEQLIEKIADAHFIGIRSRTQLTRKVLENAPKLIAIGCFCIGTNQVDLEAATDLGIAVFNAPYSNTRSVAELIIAETILMLRGIPEKNAVCHRGGWLKSATGSYEARGKTLGIIGYGAIGSQLSVMAEAIGMRVVFYDVVTKLPLGNATQIHELDELLAQSDVVSLHVPELPSTKMMIGAEQIGKMKPGAILLNASRGTVVEIDALAEALKSGHLAGAAIDVFPVEPRGNEDEFQSPLRGIDNALLTPHIGGSTMEAQENIGVEVAEKLATYSDNGTTTSSVNFPEVALPGHAGVHRLLHIHKNVPGVLGAINQVFSENDINISAQFLQTNETLGYVVIDVDAEYSDLALEKLKNIPGTLRCRVLF; from the coding sequence ATGGCTCCGCAAATCTCTTTGCACAAAAACAAGATTCGAATTCTGCTGCTCGAGGGTGTGCACCAGTCCGCAGTCGACCTGCTGACTTCCCGCGGCTACACCAACGTGGAATACCTGAAGACTTCACTGCCGGAAGAGCAACTGATCGAGAAAATTGCCGACGCCCACTTTATCGGCATCCGTTCCCGCACCCAGCTGACGCGCAAAGTGCTGGAAAACGCCCCCAAACTGATTGCTATCGGCTGCTTCTGTATCGGCACCAACCAGGTGGACCTGGAAGCGGCAACCGATCTCGGCATCGCGGTCTTCAACGCCCCCTACTCCAACACCCGCAGCGTGGCCGAACTGATCATCGCCGAGACTATTCTGATGTTGCGCGGCATTCCCGAGAAGAATGCGGTCTGCCACCGCGGTGGCTGGCTGAAATCCGCCACCGGTTCCTACGAGGCACGGGGCAAGACCCTGGGCATCATCGGCTACGGCGCCATCGGCTCCCAGCTTTCAGTCATGGCTGAAGCCATCGGTATGCGGGTGGTCTTCTATGACGTGGTCACCAAGCTGCCGTTGGGCAACGCCACCCAGATCCACGAGCTCGATGAACTGCTGGCGCAGTCGGATGTGGTCAGCCTGCACGTGCCGGAACTGCCCTCCACCAAAATGATGATCGGCGCAGAGCAGATCGGAAAGATGAAGCCCGGCGCCATCCTGCTGAACGCTTCTCGCGGCACTGTGGTGGAGATCGATGCACTGGCGGAAGCCCTGAAGAGCGGTCATCTGGCCGGCGCCGCAATCGACGTATTCCCGGTGGAGCCCCGCGGCAATGAAGACGAGTTCCAGTCCCCGCTGCGCGGGATCGACAACGCACTGCTGACGCCACACATCGGCGGCTCCACCATGGAAGCCCAGGAAAACATCGGTGTGGAAGTGGCCGAAAAGCTGGCAACCTACTCCGACAACGGCACCACCACCAGCTCGGTGAACTTCCCCGAGGTGGCACTGCCCGGACATGCTGGTGTCCACCGCCTGCTGCACATCCACAAGAACGTGCCCGGCGTGCTCGGGGCCATCAACCAGGTATTCTCGGAAAACGACATCAACATCTCCGCGCAGTTCCTGCAGACGAACGAGACTCTCGGTTACGTCGTGATCGACGTCGATGCCGAGTACTCCGATCTGGCGCTGGAAAAGCTGAAGAACATCCCCGGCACCCTCCGCTGCCGCGTTCTCTTCTGA
- the rarD gene encoding EamA family transporter RarD, whose amino-acid sequence MPHKDSAAAGLFAGITAFLIWGLAPLYFKLLEGISAPEILAHRSIWSLALALIILVMIGKLPDFLATLRDRKRMTTLALSTLLIGSNWLVFIWAITNAHLLDASLGYYINPLINILLGVLFLGERLRPLQWLAVALAVIGIGHELWQFGELPVVALFLALSFGFYGLVRKRAPVESLTGLAIETLYMLPIALLYLLWSDSPTSNLADNSLELNGLLVLAGPVTLLPLLLFNIAARRLNLSTVGFLQYLAPTLMLLLATLAFGEPFNKAKLVTFAFVWLGLALYTTDALVRRRRERALRRAGV is encoded by the coding sequence GTGCCCCATAAAGATTCCGCTGCCGCCGGCCTTTTCGCCGGAATTACCGCTTTCCTCATTTGGGGATTGGCGCCGCTCTATTTCAAATTGCTGGAGGGCATTTCCGCGCCGGAGATTCTCGCCCACCGCAGCATCTGGTCGCTGGCACTGGCGCTGATCATCCTGGTGATGATCGGCAAGCTGCCAGACTTCCTGGCCACCCTGCGCGACCGCAAACGCATGACCACGCTGGCGCTCTCCACCCTGCTGATCGGCAGTAACTGGCTGGTGTTCATCTGGGCCATTACCAATGCGCACCTGCTTGATGCCAGCCTGGGCTATTACATCAACCCGCTGATCAACATACTGCTGGGCGTGCTGTTTCTGGGCGAGAGACTGCGGCCATTGCAGTGGCTGGCGGTGGCCCTGGCAGTGATCGGTATCGGTCACGAGCTGTGGCAGTTCGGGGAGTTGCCTGTAGTAGCGCTGTTCCTGGCGCTGTCGTTCGGCTTCTATGGTCTGGTGCGCAAGCGCGCACCGGTGGAGAGCCTGACCGGGCTCGCCATCGAAACCCTGTACATGCTGCCGATTGCGCTGCTGTACCTGCTCTGGAGTGACAGCCCCACCAGCAACCTGGCCGATAACAGCCTGGAGCTGAACGGCTTGCTGGTACTCGCGGGCCCGGTGACGCTGCTGCCGCTACTGCTGTTCAATATCGCCGCACGCCGCCTGAACCTTTCCACCGTGGGCTTCCTGCAATATCTGGCCCCCACCCTGATGCTGCTGCTGGCCACGCTCGCATTTGGTGAGCCGTTCAATAAAGCGAAGCTGGTGACATTTGCCTTCGTATGGCTCGGCCTCGCGCTCTACACCACTGATGCGCTGGTACGGCGGCGCAGGGAGCGGGCACTGCGCCGGGCAGGTGTCTGA
- a CDS encoding alpha/beta hydrolase, whose protein sequence is MQYHWRMELMRELSTLEHSPVLKRPDFTALRDQLPALDFSGEQPLLPEMQDYRNYYKLHFPLAEKTGVGTFMAAGFELVSQYWLVKEPRGTLFICHGYFDHTGIYGAAIRFGLERNLNVVIFDFPGHGLSSGEQVAIDTFLQYRQVLASLLQIAKDKLPGPWHVMGQSTGGAAVLAYLQYSDWQPFEKVFLLAPLIRPARWHLRKWMFYLGRFFMVAPNRGFNINTHDAEFARRQAHRDPLQSHVMSMRWLGAMVDWLHAFPKTARNDKRILVLQGTDDETVSWRYNMRAIRDRFPNSKRIIIRGARHQMINETQPYRHQILQALDDWLMG, encoded by the coding sequence ATGCAGTACCATTGGCGCATGGAACTGATGCGCGAACTCTCCACTCTCGAGCACAGCCCGGTCCTCAAACGACCGGATTTTACTGCGTTGCGCGATCAGTTGCCCGCTCTCGATTTCAGTGGCGAGCAGCCGCTGTTGCCTGAAATGCAGGATTACCGCAATTACTACAAGCTGCATTTCCCGCTGGCGGAAAAGACCGGAGTGGGCACTTTCATGGCAGCGGGCTTTGAGCTCGTCTCCCAGTACTGGCTGGTAAAAGAGCCGCGGGGAACGCTGTTTATCTGTCACGGTTACTTTGACCACACAGGGATCTACGGTGCGGCCATCCGCTTCGGTTTGGAGCGGAACCTGAATGTGGTGATCTTTGATTTCCCCGGCCACGGCCTTTCCAGTGGCGAACAGGTGGCCATCGATACCTTTCTGCAATACCGCCAGGTACTGGCGAGCCTGCTGCAGATCGCCAAAGACAAGCTGCCGGGCCCGTGGCACGTCATGGGGCAGAGTACCGGCGGTGCAGCGGTGCTGGCCTACCTGCAGTACAGCGATTGGCAGCCGTTCGAGAAAGTGTTTTTGTTGGCACCGTTGATACGGCCGGCCCGCTGGCATCTGCGCAAATGGATGTTCTATCTGGGCCGCTTCTTTATGGTTGCACCTAACCGCGGCTTCAATATCAACACCCACGATGCCGAGTTTGCCCGCCGCCAGGCGCACCGTGATCCGTTGCAGTCACACGTGATGTCGATGCGCTGGCTCGGAGCTATGGTGGACTGGTTACACGCTTTCCCGAAAACTGCCCGCAACGACAAGCGCATTCTGGTCTTGCAGGGCACCGATGACGAGACCGTCTCCTGGCGCTACAACATGCGTGCGATCCGTGATCGGTTCCCAAACAGCAAGCGGATCATTATCCGCGGCGCGCGCCACCAGATGATTAATGAGACACAGCCCTACCGCCACCAGATTCTGCAGGCACTGGATGACTGGTTGATGGGCTAG
- the fba gene encoding class II fructose-bisphosphate aldolase (catalyzes the reversible aldol condensation of dihydroxyacetonephosphate and glyceraldehyde 3-phosphate in the Calvin cycle, glycolysis, and/or gluconeogenesis) — translation MALISLRQLLDHAAEHGYGVPAFNVNNLEQMRAIMEAAKQTDSPVIVQASAGARKYAGAPFLRHLILAAIEEFPEIPVVMHQDHGTSPAVCQRSIQLGFSSVMMDGSLQEDGKTPASYEYNVDVTRRAVEMAHACGVSVEGELGCLGSLETGMAGEEDGVGAEGKLSHDQLLTDPEEAADFVAKTKVDALAIACGTSHGAYKFTRPPTGDILAMDRIKEIHARIPDTHLVMHGSSSVPQEWLAVINEFGGEIPETYGVPVEQICEGIKYGVRKVNIDTDLRLASTGATRRFLAENPSEFDPRKFYKAAMTAMKDICVARYEAFGTAGNASKIRAVSLDDMYQRYETGELDPQVK, via the coding sequence ATGGCACTCATCAGCTTGCGCCAACTGCTGGATCACGCCGCCGAACACGGCTACGGGGTCCCCGCATTCAACGTCAATAACCTGGAGCAGATGCGCGCGATCATGGAGGCCGCGAAGCAGACTGACTCTCCGGTGATCGTTCAGGCTTCAGCCGGTGCCCGGAAGTACGCGGGTGCGCCCTTCCTGCGTCACCTGATCCTCGCCGCGATCGAGGAGTTCCCGGAAATCCCGGTGGTGATGCATCAGGATCACGGTACCAGCCCGGCGGTGTGCCAGCGCTCCATCCAGCTGGGTTTCAGCTCTGTGATGATGGACGGTTCCCTGCAGGAAGACGGCAAGACCCCCGCTTCCTACGAGTACAACGTGGACGTTACCCGTCGCGCGGTGGAGATGGCCCATGCCTGTGGCGTTTCCGTCGAGGGCGAGCTGGGTTGTCTCGGATCACTGGAAACCGGCATGGCCGGAGAAGAGGATGGCGTCGGCGCCGAGGGCAAGCTGTCCCACGACCAGTTGCTGACCGATCCGGAAGAGGCGGCGGACTTCGTGGCCAAGACCAAGGTGGATGCCCTGGCCATCGCCTGCGGTACCAGCCACGGTGCCTACAAGTTTACCCGTCCGCCGACGGGCGATATCCTCGCCATGGATCGCATCAAGGAAATCCACGCAAGAATCCCGGATACCCACCTGGTGATGCACGGTTCCTCTTCTGTCCCGCAGGAGTGGCTGGCAGTCATCAACGAATTTGGTGGTGAAATTCCCGAAACGTATGGCGTCCCGGTCGAGCAGATCTGTGAGGGCATCAAGTACGGTGTGCGCAAGGTGAATATCGACACCGATCTCCGTCTGGCCTCCACTGGCGCCACCCGACGCTTCCTGGCCGAGAACCCCTCCGAGTTCGATCCGCGCAAATTCTACAAGGCGGCAATGACCGCAATGAAGGATATCTGTGTGGCCCGCTACGAGGCGTTCGGTACCGCCGGCAATGCCAGCAAGATTCGCGCCGTCAGCCTGGACGATATGTACCAGCGCTACGAGACCGGTGAGCTGGATCCGCAGGTCAAATAA
- a CDS encoding phosphoglycerate kinase, protein MAVKQMTDLDLAGKRLLIREDLNVPVKDGAVTSDARIRAALPTIQKAVEAGARVLLMSHLGRPTEGEYAEEFSLAPVARHLSQLLGCDVPLIKDWRDGVEMENGSVALLENVRFNEGEKKDDEQLARAYAALCDIFVMDAFGTAHRAQASTHGVAKFAPVACAGPLLAAELDALEKALAEPARPMVAIVGGSKVSTKLTVLETLADKVDQLIVGGGIANTFLAASGKPVGKSLCEHDLVDTAKALMEKCDIPLPVDVVTGKEFSETAAAETKSADEVTSDDMIFDIGPQSSEQLAAILSEAKTIIWNGPVGVFEFDQFGGGTERLSKAIAESDAFSIAGGGDTLAAVDKYGIADQVSYISTGGGAFLEYVEGKTLPAVAVLESRADD, encoded by the coding sequence ATGGCAGTCAAGCAGATGACTGATCTGGATCTCGCGGGCAAGCGCCTGTTGATCCGCGAGGACTTGAACGTACCGGTGAAGGATGGCGCGGTAACCTCCGACGCGCGAATCCGTGCTGCCCTGCCCACTATCCAGAAGGCCGTCGAGGCCGGTGCCCGTGTTTTGCTGATGTCACATCTGGGACGCCCCACCGAGGGTGAATACGCTGAGGAGTTCTCCCTGGCACCGGTCGCCAGGCACCTGAGCCAGCTGCTCGGTTGCGACGTGCCCCTGATCAAGGACTGGCGTGACGGCGTGGAAATGGAAAACGGTTCTGTCGCCCTGTTGGAGAATGTTCGCTTCAATGAGGGTGAGAAGAAGGACGACGAGCAGCTGGCCCGCGCCTACGCTGCACTGTGTGACATCTTTGTAATGGACGCCTTCGGTACCGCCCATCGGGCCCAGGCGTCCACCCATGGCGTGGCCAAATTTGCCCCGGTGGCCTGTGCCGGACCGCTACTGGCCGCTGAACTGGATGCGCTTGAAAAAGCGCTGGCCGAGCCCGCGCGACCGATGGTTGCCATCGTCGGCGGCTCGAAGGTTTCCACCAAGCTGACAGTGCTGGAAACCCTGGCTGACAAAGTGGACCAGCTGATTGTTGGCGGCGGTATCGCCAATACATTCCTCGCCGCCAGCGGCAAGCCGGTGGGTAAATCCCTGTGCGAGCACGACCTGGTGGATACCGCCAAGGCGCTGATGGAGAAGTGTGATATTCCCCTGCCGGTGGATGTGGTGACTGGCAAGGAGTTCAGTGAAACCGCTGCCGCTGAGACCAAGTCCGCGGATGAAGTCACCAGTGACGACATGATCTTTGATATCGGTCCGCAGTCCTCCGAGCAGCTGGCGGCGATCCTGAGCGAGGCCAAGACCATTATCTGGAATGGCCCGGTGGGCGTATTCGAATTCGACCAGTTTGGCGGCGGCACCGAGCGCCTGTCCAAAGCGATCGCCGAGAGTGACGCTTTTTCTATTGCGGGCGGTGGTGACACCCTGGCCGCGGTCGACAAGTACGGCATTGCCGACCAGGTCTCCTATATTTCCACCGGTGGTGGCGCTTTCCTGGAGTACGTGGAGGGCAAGACGCTGCCGGCGGTCGCGGTTCTGGAATCCCGCGCCGACGACTGA
- a CDS encoding alpha/beta hydrolase family protein has translation MGNRSKVYFSNKNGKTLAGILELPEAQPRAYALFAPCFTCGKDVLAASRISRQLAGQGFAVLRFDFTGLGDSEGDFSDTNFSTNVADLLSAADFLKQQHHPVDLLIGHSLGGAAVLAAASQIPEARAIVTIAAPADPDHVIKQFACSVDTIAEEGAAEVNLAGRPFVIKQHFIEDLDQHEMGYIRDLDRPLLIYHSPLDETVSIEEAAEIYNRAMHPKSFISLDSADHLLTNGEDAVFVADTLAAWAGRYLTPKKSGKSDA, from the coding sequence ATGGGCAATCGCAGCAAAGTTTACTTTTCAAATAAGAACGGAAAAACGCTGGCCGGCATTCTGGAACTCCCTGAAGCACAGCCACGCGCTTATGCCCTGTTTGCGCCCTGCTTCACCTGTGGCAAAGATGTGCTCGCGGCATCGCGCATCAGCCGACAACTTGCAGGGCAGGGCTTTGCCGTACTGCGCTTCGATTTCACCGGCCTGGGAGACAGCGAAGGGGATTTTTCAGATACCAACTTCTCGACCAATGTGGCCGACCTCCTGAGTGCCGCTGACTTCCTGAAGCAACAACATCATCCGGTTGACCTATTGATCGGACACAGTCTCGGCGGCGCGGCGGTACTCGCGGCAGCGAGCCAGATTCCGGAGGCAAGGGCGATTGTCACCATCGCGGCGCCCGCCGATCCGGATCACGTGATCAAGCAGTTCGCATGCTCAGTGGACACGATTGCCGAAGAGGGCGCTGCGGAAGTGAACCTTGCGGGGCGCCCGTTTGTAATCAAGCAACATTTTATCGAAGACCTGGATCAGCATGAGATGGGCTATATTCGCGATCTGGATCGCCCGCTTTTGATCTATCACTCACCGCTGGATGAGACCGTATCCATCGAGGAAGCTGCCGAAATCTACAATCGGGCCATGCATCCCAAAAGCTTCATCAGCCTCGACAGCGCCGATCACCTCCTGACCAATGGTGAGGATGCCGTTTTCGTAGCGGATACGCTGGCCGCCTGGGCCGGGCGCTACCTGACACCAAAGAAAAGCGGGAAAAGTGATGCTTAG
- a CDS encoding CPXCG motif-containing cysteine-rich protein, which yields MLSLEEHQGTCPYCGEPITVLLDLSQGTHSYVEDCQVCCRPISISVTEEEDGSLSVSLHDENSTF from the coding sequence ATGCTTAGCCTGGAGGAACATCAGGGAACCTGCCCCTACTGCGGCGAACCCATCACTGTCCTACTGGACCTCTCCCAGGGCACACACAGCTACGTGGAGGATTGCCAGGTCTGCTGTCGGCCGATCAGCATTTCCGTGACTGAGGAGGAGGATGGCTCCTTGTCCGTTTCCCTGCACGATGAAAACAGCACTTTTTGA